Proteins from one Paraburkholderia acidisoli genomic window:
- a CDS encoding cobyrinate a,c-diamide synthase: MTACPALFLSAPASGQGKTTLTAGLARLHRRAGRRVRVFKTGPDFLDPMILAQASGAPVLSLDLWMVGGAACRALLAQAAREADLILIEGVMGLFDGTPSSADLATAFNVPVAAVVSAKSMAQTFGAIAFGLARFRPEVPFHGVLANRVGSARHAQMLQEALPADVRWLGHVASDALLELPDRHLGLHQASEIADLDARIERAADALAPTALAQLPPAVDFGDVDHVPNVPRALEGRHIAMACDAAFSFVYPANVALLEAMGARVSRFSPLADEPAPANADAIWLPGGYPELHAATLASSTRSAHSLRAHLSASKPLIAECGGMLWLLDALTDTQGTRTPMLGLLPGVATMQKRFAALGMQQLDSAAHGALRGHTFHYSRVSTPLDAVLTARNPNTGAPGEALYRHGSIVATYMHAYWPSNPAFAAALFHGTAF, from the coding sequence ATGACGGCCTGCCCCGCGCTCTTTCTCAGCGCGCCCGCTTCGGGCCAGGGCAAGACCACGCTCACGGCGGGTCTCGCGCGGCTGCATCGGCGCGCGGGGCGGCGCGTGCGCGTGTTTAAGACGGGGCCGGATTTTCTCGATCCGATGATCCTTGCGCAGGCGAGCGGCGCGCCCGTGCTTTCGCTCGATCTGTGGATGGTGGGCGGGGCCGCCTGCCGCGCCCTGCTCGCGCAAGCCGCGCGCGAAGCCGACCTGATCCTGATCGAAGGCGTGATGGGTCTGTTCGACGGCACGCCGAGCAGCGCCGATCTGGCGACAGCATTCAACGTGCCGGTCGCGGCCGTGGTGAGCGCGAAGTCGATGGCGCAAACATTCGGCGCGATCGCGTTCGGGCTCGCGCGCTTTCGCCCCGAGGTGCCGTTTCATGGCGTGCTCGCGAATCGCGTGGGTTCCGCGCGTCACGCGCAGATGTTGCAGGAAGCGCTGCCCGCTGACGTGCGCTGGCTCGGCCACGTGGCGAGCGACGCGCTGCTCGAATTGCCCGATCGCCATCTCGGCCTGCACCAGGCGAGCGAGATCGCCGACCTCGACGCGCGCATCGAGCGTGCCGCCGACGCGCTCGCGCCCACCGCGCTCGCGCAATTGCCGCCAGCCGTCGATTTCGGCGATGTCGATCACGTGCCAAACGTGCCGCGCGCGCTCGAAGGCCGCCACATCGCCATGGCCTGCGACGCCGCGTTTTCCTTCGTGTATCCCGCCAATGTGGCGTTGCTCGAAGCCATGGGCGCGCGCGTGAGCCGCTTTTCGCCGCTCGCGGACGAACCCGCTCCCGCGAATGCCGACGCGATCTGGCTGCCCGGCGGCTACCCCGAACTGCACGCCGCCACGCTCGCGAGCAGCACACGCAGCGCCCATTCGTTGCGCGCACATCTTTCGGCGTCCAAACCCTTGATCGCCGAATGCGGCGGCATGCTCTGGCTGCTCGACGCGCTCACCGATACGCAAGGCACGCGCACGCCCATGCTCGGCCTGCTGCCGGGCGTTGCGACCATGCAGAAGCGCTTCGCCGCGCTCGGCATGCAGCAACTCGACAGCGCCGCGCACGGCGCGCTGCGCGGCCACACGTTTCACTATTCGCGCGTGAGCACGCCGCTCGACGCCGTGCTTACCGCGCGCAATCCGAACACGGGCGCGCCCGGCGAAGCGCTCTATCGGCACGGTTCGATCGTGGCGACCTATATGCACGCCTACTGGCCTTCCAATCCGGCTTTCGCGGCCGCCCTATTCCATGGCACAGCCTTTTGA
- the cobO gene encoding cob(I)yrinic acid a,c-diamide adenosyltransferase codes for MKTDPESHQRMTQRRREGHEKKQAAATHEKGLLIVNTGNGKGKSTAAFGMAVRVLGHGMKLGVVQFIKGALHTAERDFLGSVAHCDFVTMGEGYTWNTQDRERDIATARKGWDEAKRMIESGEYVMVILDELNTVLKYDYLPLDEVLGVVNARAPHVHVVITGRHAPDALLEAADLVTEMRLVKHPYREQGVKAQKGVEF; via the coding sequence ATGAAAACCGACCCCGAATCGCACCAGCGCATGACCCAACGCCGCCGCGAAGGCCACGAGAAAAAGCAGGCTGCGGCGACGCACGAAAAAGGCCTCTTGATCGTCAACACCGGCAACGGCAAAGGCAAGAGCACCGCCGCGTTCGGCATGGCCGTGCGCGTGCTCGGCCACGGCATGAAGCTCGGCGTCGTGCAGTTCATCAAGGGTGCGTTGCACACGGCCGAGCGCGATTTTCTCGGCAGCGTGGCGCATTGCGACTTCGTGACGATGGGCGAAGGCTACACCTGGAACACCCAGGATCGCGAGCGCGATATCGCCACGGCGCGCAAAGGCTGGGACGAAGCGAAGCGCATGATCGAAAGCGGCGAGTACGTCATGGTGATCCTCGACGAACTCAACACCGTGCTCAAGTACGACTACCTGCCGCTCGACGAGGTGCTGGGCGTGGTCAATGCGCGCGCGCCGCACGTGCACGTGGTCATCACGGGCCGCCACGCGCCCGACGCGCTGCTCGAAGCCGCCGATCTCGTCACCGAAATGCGCCTCGTGAAGCATCCGTATCGCGAGCAAGGCGTGAAGGCGCAAAAAGGTGTGGAGTTCTAA
- a CDS encoding cobalamin biosynthesis protein has product MIGVGCRRGVTLAQVEAAVHAALGNWLLAQVAAVATLDAKASEPALHAFCAAHALTLVLYTREQIAAVPALAVAAAAPSPPSLAARAHYGVNGVCEPCAWLAANGGPLLRAKLALDGVTVAIARQLP; this is encoded by the coding sequence GTGATTGGCGTGGGTTGCCGGCGCGGCGTGACGCTCGCGCAGGTCGAAGCGGCCGTGCACGCGGCCCTCGGCAATTGGCTGCTGGCGCAGGTGGCCGCCGTGGCGACGCTCGACGCGAAAGCCAGCGAACCCGCCTTGCACGCGTTCTGCGCAGCGCATGCGCTCACGCTCGTTCTCTACACGCGCGAGCAGATCGCGGCCGTGCCGGCGCTCGCTGTGGCGGCTGCCGCGCCCTCGCCGCCTTCGCTCGCCGCGCGCGCGCACTACGGCGTGAACGGCGTGTGCGAACCGTGCGCGTGGCTCGCCGCGAACGGCGGCCCGCTCTTGCGCGCCAAACTCGCGCTCGACGGCGTGACCGTCGCGATCGCCCGCCAGCTCCCCTGA
- the cobW gene encoding cobalamin biosynthesis protein CobW, translated as MQMRKIPVTIVTGFLGSGKTTLLRHILQHAGGLRVAVIVNEFGELGIDGEILRGCGIGCDEDGNETEGQLYELANGCLCCTVQEEFFPVMEQLLERRGNIDHVLIETSGLALPKPLVQAFNWPSIRNAFTVDAVVTVVDAPAAASGQFAENPQAVDAQRRADPNLDHESPLHELFEDQLSAADLVILNKTDLIDEAGQDALIEELREELPPQVKIVRAQHGKLDLHTLLGLEAASEESIHLRHDHHGSAEDADHHHDEFDSVVVSAQVASRDAAIEALQQLVDAHTIYRVKGFAALPGAPMRLVIQGVGRRFDSYFDRRWNAQESAAQPLASRFVLIGEDLDGAKLQAAFDAALAQPHTASAHTASAQAASAQ; from the coding sequence ATGCAGATGCGCAAGATTCCGGTCACGATCGTGACGGGCTTTCTCGGTAGCGGTAAAACCACGTTGCTGCGTCATATTCTTCAGCACGCGGGCGGCCTGCGCGTGGCCGTGATCGTCAACGAGTTCGGCGAGCTCGGTATCGACGGCGAAATTCTGCGCGGTTGCGGGATCGGTTGCGACGAGGACGGCAACGAAACGGAAGGCCAGCTCTACGAACTCGCCAACGGTTGCCTCTGCTGCACGGTGCAGGAGGAGTTCTTCCCGGTGATGGAGCAACTGCTCGAGCGCCGCGGCAATATCGACCACGTGCTGATCGAAACCTCGGGCCTCGCGTTGCCGAAGCCGCTCGTGCAGGCGTTCAACTGGCCGTCCATCCGCAATGCGTTCACTGTCGATGCGGTCGTGACCGTGGTCGATGCGCCCGCGGCCGCGAGCGGTCAGTTCGCGGAAAATCCGCAGGCCGTGGACGCACAGCGCCGCGCCGACCCGAACCTCGACCACGAGTCGCCGCTGCATGAACTGTTCGAAGATCAGTTGAGCGCCGCCGATCTCGTGATCCTCAACAAGACCGATCTGATCGACGAAGCCGGTCAGGACGCGCTCATCGAGGAACTGCGCGAGGAACTGCCGCCGCAGGTGAAGATCGTGCGCGCGCAGCACGGCAAGCTCGATCTGCACACGCTGCTCGGGCTCGAAGCGGCATCGGAAGAAAGCATTCATCTGCGCCACGACCATCACGGTTCAGCCGAAGACGCCGATCATCATCACGACGAATTCGATTCGGTTGTCGTGAGCGCGCAAGTGGCTTCGCGCGACGCCGCCATCGAAGCGCTCCAGCAACTCGTGGACGCGCACACGATCTATCGCGTGAAGGGTTTCGCCGCGTTGCCGGGCGCGCCCATGCGTCTCGTGATCCAGGGCGTGGGCCGCCGCTTCGACAGCTATTTCGACCGCCGCTGGAACGCGCAGGAAAGCGCCGCGCAGCCGCTCGCGAGCCGTTTCGTGCTGATCGGCGAGGACCTCGACGGCGCGAAGCTGCAAGCCGCGTTCGACGCGGCGCTCGCACAGCCGCATACCGCGTCGGCGCATACCGCGTCGGCGCAAGCTGCATCGGCGCAATAA
- the cobN gene encoding cobaltochelatase subunit CobN: MHLLRTTPGGFVDDTQGVVRIDQQPAEIVVLSSADTTLALLASVVPRLPEGFPSVRLANVSYLRQNASVDFYLDDVLQHARVVVVDHLGGEAYWPYGIEQVVSLAERRGQLLAMFSGDLQEDPNLIAKSRAEPALCRVLWRYLREGGAANAESFLRALAWHAFGWGSEPPPPVVLPAAALYCPQRDVATIDEWRARWQPGASVVALLFYKAHLQAANTAAFDALIDAMLARGLNPLPLAITSLKDALSRDVLAQLAAEHDVSLVLNTTAFAASSLDDPESIEIAGDAPVLQVILSGGNREDWLKDNHGLNSRDIAMHIALPEVDGRIITRAVSFKGLAYHCPHTQVDVVRYQPDAERVAFVAELAQRWCALRRMPNEAKKLALVLANYPMSEGRIGNGVGLDTPASMVSILRMLRDEGYRVAEVPEDGEALMNVLTQGVTNDPDTRALRPAWQSLSLDDYRARFSQLPAEAQNALIARWGAPEEDPTVRRGRFMIAGWRCGHVFVGIQPSRSRGDDTYANYHDAELVPPHAYLAFYFWLRDTFGIDAIAHVGKHGNLEWLPGKSVALAQSCWPDMILGPLPHLYPFIVNDPGEGSQAKRRAQAVIVDHLMPPLTRAENYGPMQDLERQVDEYYEALMVDPRRAKLLRKTILATLIEHRLHEELSMPAPRDQAGEDDLLTRADAYLCELKEAQIRDGLHTFGESPQGVQRRDTLVALGRYASADGQGANAGLIDAMARDLRIDHLLDPASVDWAAPWSGPRPELLADASAAPWRHAGDTRERLEALAITLIDGICSGIQNNHAVDALPQTAKVLARLRDDVLPRLDACGSEEMRALRRGFAGRFVPPGPSGSPSRGRPDVLPTGRNFYSVDTRAVPTQAAWTLGMKSAQQLIERHLQEHGDYPRAVGLSVWGTATMRTGGDDIAQAMALIGVRPKWAAGSQRVTDFEIMPVEALDRPRIDVTLRVSGFFRDAFPNVMHLFDAAVQAVAELDEPEHQNPLRARVQRERDALIAQGMNADDARRRAGWRVFSARPGAYGAGLQTMIDHRQWQTDADLANAYQAWGGFAYAQKSAGDEASDAFRARLATLDVVLQNQDNREHDLLDSNDYYQFQGGMAAAARHFSHAQPTLYHADHSNPAAPRIRPLHEEIARVIRSRVVNPKWIDGVKRHGYKGAAEMAATVDYLFGYDATARVVGDHQYALVASAYVHDDATRAFMQRHNPHALHAVCERLLEAIQRGLWQEPGEHRAQLEQRLLEAGQQLEGRS, from the coding sequence ATGCATTTGTTGCGCACCACGCCGGGCGGTTTCGTCGACGACACGCAAGGCGTGGTTCGCATCGACCAGCAGCCCGCCGAGATCGTCGTGCTCAGTTCCGCCGACACCACGCTGGCCTTGCTCGCGAGCGTGGTGCCGCGCCTGCCCGAGGGCTTCCCGAGCGTACGGCTCGCGAACGTTTCGTACTTGCGGCAGAACGCGTCCGTCGACTTTTATCTCGACGACGTGTTGCAGCACGCGCGCGTGGTGGTGGTCGATCATCTGGGCGGCGAGGCGTACTGGCCGTACGGCATCGAACAGGTCGTCTCGCTCGCGGAGCGCCGCGGCCAACTGCTCGCGATGTTCTCCGGCGACTTGCAGGAAGACCCGAATCTCATCGCGAAGAGCCGCGCCGAGCCCGCGCTGTGCCGGGTGCTGTGGCGTTACTTGCGCGAAGGCGGCGCGGCCAATGCCGAGTCGTTTTTGCGCGCGCTCGCATGGCATGCGTTCGGCTGGGGCAGCGAGCCGCCGCCGCCCGTGGTGCTGCCGGCCGCGGCGCTCTATTGCCCGCAGCGCGACGTGGCGACCATCGACGAATGGCGCGCGCGCTGGCAGCCGGGCGCGAGCGTGGTCGCGCTGCTGTTCTACAAGGCGCATTTGCAGGCCGCGAACACGGCCGCGTTCGATGCGCTGATCGACGCGATGCTCGCGCGCGGGCTGAATCCGCTGCCGCTCGCCATCACCTCGCTCAAGGACGCGTTGAGCCGCGACGTGCTCGCGCAACTCGCGGCCGAGCACGACGTGTCGCTCGTGCTGAACACCACGGCGTTTGCCGCATCTTCGCTGGACGACCCCGAGTCGATCGAGATTGCCGGCGACGCGCCCGTGCTGCAGGTGATTCTGAGCGGCGGCAATCGCGAGGACTGGCTCAAGGACAACCACGGCCTCAACTCGCGCGACATCGCCATGCATATCGCGCTGCCCGAAGTGGACGGCCGCATCATCACGCGCGCGGTCAGCTTCAAGGGGCTCGCGTATCACTGCCCGCATACGCAGGTCGATGTCGTGCGCTACCAGCCCGACGCGGAGCGCGTGGCGTTCGTCGCGGAACTCGCGCAGCGCTGGTGTGCGTTGCGAAGGATGCCGAACGAAGCGAAAAAGCTCGCGCTGGTGCTCGCGAATTATCCGATGAGCGAAGGGCGTATCGGCAACGGCGTGGGACTCGACACGCCCGCCTCCATGGTGAGCATCTTGCGCATGCTGCGCGACGAAGGCTACCGCGTGGCCGAGGTGCCGGAAGACGGCGAAGCGCTCATGAACGTGCTCACGCAAGGCGTGACCAACGACCCCGACACGCGTGCATTGCGACCCGCGTGGCAGAGCCTTTCGCTCGACGACTACCGCGCGCGCTTTTCGCAACTGCCCGCCGAGGCGCAGAACGCGTTGATCGCGCGCTGGGGCGCGCCGGAGGAGGATCCCACGGTGCGGCGCGGGCGCTTCATGATCGCGGGCTGGCGCTGCGGCCACGTGTTCGTCGGGATTCAGCCGTCGCGCTCGCGCGGCGACGACACCTACGCGAACTATCACGACGCCGAACTCGTGCCGCCGCACGCGTATCTCGCGTTTTACTTCTGGCTGCGCGACACGTTCGGCATTGACGCCATCGCGCACGTGGGCAAGCACGGCAACCTCGAATGGCTGCCGGGCAAGAGCGTCGCGCTCGCGCAAAGCTGCTGGCCCGACATGATCCTGGGCCCGCTGCCGCATCTGTATCCGTTCATCGTCAACGATCCGGGCGAGGGCAGCCAGGCGAAGCGCCGCGCGCAGGCCGTGATCGTCGATCATCTGATGCCGCCGCTCACGCGTGCCGAAAATTACGGGCCGATGCAGGATCTCGAACGTCAGGTCGACGAGTACTACGAAGCCTTGATGGTCGATCCGCGCCGCGCGAAGTTGCTGCGCAAGACGATCCTCGCGACCCTCATCGAGCATCGCCTGCACGAGGAATTGAGCATGCCCGCGCCGCGGGATCAGGCGGGCGAAGACGACCTGCTCACGCGCGCTGACGCGTATCTCTGCGAACTCAAGGAAGCGCAGATTCGCGACGGTTTGCACACGTTCGGCGAGTCGCCGCAAGGCGTGCAGCGCCGCGACACGCTGGTGGCGCTCGGCCGTTACGCGAGCGCCGACGGGCAGGGCGCGAACGCGGGGCTGATCGACGCGATGGCGCGCGACTTGCGCATCGATCATCTGCTCGATCCGGCCAGCGTCGATTGGGCCGCGCCGTGGAGCGGGCCGCGCCCCGAGTTGCTCGCCGATGCCAGCGCCGCGCCGTGGCGTCATGCGGGCGACACGCGCGAGCGCCTGGAAGCGCTGGCAATCACGTTGATCGACGGCATTTGCTCAGGCATCCAAAATAATCATGCGGTCGACGCGTTGCCGCAAACCGCGAAAGTGCTGGCGCGTTTGCGCGACGACGTCCTGCCGCGCCTCGACGCCTGCGGCAGCGAGGAAATGCGCGCGTTGCGGCGTGGCTTCGCCGGTCGTTTCGTGCCGCCAGGCCCGAGCGGTTCGCCCTCGCGCGGCCGCCCCGACGTGCTGCCCACGGGCCGCAACTTCTATTCGGTCGACACGCGCGCGGTGCCCACGCAGGCGGCGTGGACGCTCGGCATGAAGTCGGCGCAGCAACTGATCGAGCGGCATTTGCAGGAGCACGGCGACTATCCGCGCGCCGTGGGGCTTTCCGTGTGGGGCACGGCCACGATGCGCACGGGCGGCGACGACATCGCGCAGGCCATGGCATTGATCGGCGTGCGCCCCAAATGGGCGGCGGGCAGCCAGCGCGTGACCGACTTCGAGATCATGCCGGTGGAAGCGCTGGACCGGCCGCGTATCGACGTGACGTTGCGCGTGTCCGGCTTTTTCCGCGACGCGTTTCCCAACGTCATGCATCTGTTCGATGCGGCCGTGCAAGCCGTGGCCGAACTCGACGAGCCCGAGCACCAGAACCCGCTACGCGCGCGCGTGCAACGCGAACGCGACGCGTTGATCGCGCAAGGCATGAACGCCGACGACGCACGCCGCCGCGCGGGCTGGCGCGTGTTCAGCGCGCGCCCCGGCGCCTACGGCGCGGGCCTGCAAACGATGATCGATCATCGCCAGTGGCAGACCGACGCCGACCTCGCCAACGCGTATCAGGCATGGGGCGGCTTCGCGTATGCACAAAAGAGCGCGGGCGACGAAGCCAGCGACGCGTTTCGCGCGCGCCTCGCCACGCTCGACGTGGTGTTGCAGAACCAGGACAACCGCGAGCACGATCTGCTCGACTCGAACGACTACTATCAGTTCCAGGGCGGCATGGCGGCGGCCGCGCGGCACTTCTCGCACGCGCAGCCCACGCTCTATCACGCCGATCACAGCAACCCGGCGGCGCCGCGCATCCGGCCCTTGCACGAGGAGATCGCGCGCGTGATTCGCTCGCGCGTGGTGAACCCCAAGTGGATCGACGGTGTGAAGCGCCACGGCTACAAGGGCGCGGCGGAAATGGCGGCCACCGTGGACTATCTGTTCGGCTACGACGCCACGGCGCGCGTGGTGGGCGATCATCAATACGCACTCGTCGCGAGCGCCTACGTGCACGACGACGCCACGCGCGCCTTCATGCAGCGTCACAATCCGCACGCGCTGCATGCCGTGTGCGAACGTCTGCTGGAAGCGATC